The sequence CCCTCCATGCGCTTCTTTGCCGGTGGCGATACCAGCATCCGCGGCTTCTCCTATCAGTCTCTGGGACCCAAGGTGGAGATCATCGATGACGAAGGCAACACCAGAGAGGCGGTGGTCGGCGGGCGCTACCTGGCGGTGGCCAGCCTGGAGTACCAGTATTACCTCAATGACTCCTGGCGTCTGGCGACCTTTGTTGACGGCGGTAACGCCTTTAATACCAATGACTTTACCCCGGTTTATTCCGTAGGACTTGGGGTCCATTGGATCTCTCCGGTCGGTCCCATCAAGCTGGATGTGGGCTATGGCATCAGTGAAGACGATCCGCCATGGCGCATCCACATCACCATAGGAGCGGATCTATGACCTGGCGGCGTCTGCTCAGCTTCCTCCTCGGGGTGCCCCTGGCCATCCTGGTGCTGGTGGCTCTGCTGGTGGGCACCAGAGGCGGCACCGCCTTGGTGGTGTCCGCCGCCGATACCCTGGTGCCCGGCCTCTCCATCGAGAAAGCCAGCGGTCGCCTGAACCGGGATCTGCACCTGAGCCAGGTCGCTTACCGGGGTCTCGACGGGCTGTCGGTGACCGTGGACAAGCTGACCCTGGACTGGCGCCCCAGTTGCCTGCTGCATAAAACCCTGTGCAGCAACCGCCTGATGGCCAACGGCGTGGCAGTGGACATCGACACCGAGCTCTTGGGAGGAGACGCCACACCAGACACCCAACCAGAGGCTGAGACCGAGGCCGATCCCCACTTCAGCCTGCCCTTTACCATTGAGGCCAAGCTGCTGGAGCTGAGCCGGGTGCGAGTCCGGGTCAACGACATGCACTTCGCCATGGGCCAGCTCTCCGGCTCTGCCCTGTTCGACCCCAGCAAACTCAAGGTCAACAGGCTCAATGCCACCCAGATTGCTGTCTACATCCCTCTGGCATCCCAGCCAGCAGAGTCAGCACCGCTGGAGGCCGAGGCCGACGCCGACTCCTGGGCCCTGGCCTCCCTGCCCAGGGTGGCCCTGCCCTTCCCCATCGACGCCAACAACGTCAAGCTGAGCCGAGGCCTGGTCACCATAGGCGACCTGGTCCAAAGGCTGCAACGGGGGCAATTCGACGCCAACTGGCATGGCACCCAGCTTCAGGTGAATGAGTTGGAGGCCGACCATGAGTGGGCCAGTGTCCGCCTCTACGGCAGCCTCGACTTCCAGGGGCCCTGGCCGCTGGACGCCAAGGCAGAGGGCACCATTGCCAAGCTGCCCTGGACGCCGGGCCTCGAAGGCCAGGCGCTGCAACTGACCGTCGATGGCAGCCTGGGAAAACTGGGTTTCGATGTCGCCGCCACCGGGCAACAACAGGCCCAGGCCTCTGGAGAGATCACCCTGGCCTCGCCGACTCTGGATTATCAGCTGCAACTCGGCGCAGAGCGGCTGAGCTGGCCTTTCGGCGACACACCAGACTACCGCGTCAGTGAGGTCAGACTCAGCAGTGCTGGGGATCTGAGCCATCAGCGCCTCACCATCGAGGGCGCCAGCAAGTTGTGGGACTACCCCGCCTTCAGACTCAATGGCGAGTTCGAGCATCAACCCGGGCTGCTGACGGTGCACCAGGCCAGCCTGGAAAGCGAACGGGGGGGCGGCGATCTCAAGGGGCAACTTCAATATGGCGAGCTGCTCTCCTGGCAGGCACAGCTGAATACCCGGGCCTTGGAGCTGGCGACCTTGAGCCCCAAGCTGCCCCTGGTGGTCAGCGGTCAAGGCCTGACCCGGGGCGCCTGGGACGGCAAGCTCTGGTCCGTCAGCCTCAGCCAGGCCAATCTCGAAGGACGTTTCGACGACGATCCCTTTACCCTCAAGGGCACCCTGGCCGCCAGCAGCGACGGCAAAGCCAGGGCCAAGGCGCTGGAAGTGCTCTACCGCGGCAGCCAATTGAGGGCCGACGGCGGCAGCGAGCCCGAGTGGCAGATGCAGGGTAACCTGGCCCTGGCGGACCTGGAGCGCTGGGACCCCAGACTCCGCGGGGAAGCGCAGGTGGCTTTCTCGGTCAGCGGTGCCACCGACCAGCCGAAGATTCAGTTGGAGCTTGAAGGCCAACAACTGGCGTTCGATGCCCAGCGCCTAAACCGGCTGATGGCCAAGGGGTGGTACCAGCCCAGGCAAAACCACGGATTTATGCTGAACCTCTCCGCCACAGATCTCGATCTGGCCGGAGAGAAGTTCAACCTGCTCACCCTGGACGGCGATGGCGATCTCACCGAGCAAAGCGCCATCCTCGGGCTGGAGGGCAGCGACACCACCCCCTGGGGCGGAGAGCTGGCCATGGCAGGCAAACTGGACCCCAGGTTTACCTGGTGGCAGGGGGTACTCTCTGGCGCCAAACTGACCACCCCTCTTGGCTTATGGCAGCAGCAGGAGGCGGCGCCGGTGACCTTCTCCTTCGCCAGTCAGGCCTTTGTGATCAGCGAACACTGCTGGCAAGGCCCGGCCGCCACCCTGTGTCTGCCCATTCCCGCCAACGTCGGCAGCGGTGGCGCGGTGAAGATGGCCCTGACCGCGGATCTGCCCAGGACGGCACAACCCCTGCTGCCGCCACAACTCTCCGTAGACACTCAGCTGACCGCCGAACTGGACACCACCTGGCTGCCGGGACAGCTGCCCCAGCTCAGGGCCCAGGTGCACAGTGATCAGGGGACGGTCCTGGTCAAAGCCGACCCGCGCCGGGCCCAGGTGCAACTGCCCTGGCAGAGACTGGACCTGGACGCCACCCTGTCCGATGCCGGCCTGGATCTGACCCTGGAGCTGGACGACGATGCCCCGCTGATCCGCAGCCGCCTGCATCTGGACCCACAGGCGCCCTATGCCATGAACGGCGAGTTGACCCTCAACAGCTTCGACCTGACGCCCCTGACCAAAGCCCTGCCCCGCATCGCCGCCCTGGAGGGGCTGGTGACCGCCAATCTCGACCTGGGTGGGGACTTGACCACCCCCCTGCTCAACGGCGATCTGGATCTGAAACAGGGCCGTCTGGCCTCTCTGGCCAACCCTACCGAGCTCAGTGAGATTGAGATAGAGCTGGATCTCACCGGCCAGAGAGCGGACATCGGCGCCGAGCTGATGGTGGGCGATGGGCCGGTTCAAGCCAGTGGCTGGCTGGACTGGAGCCAGGACGCGCTGCATGCGGACGTCGAACTGCTTGGGGACAGACTGGATATCCTGCAGCCCCCGCTGCTCATTGCCGAGGCGTCACCCACCCTGAGGTTCCGCAAGGACGATACCGCCATGGAGGTCACCGGCCGCATCGACATTCCCAAGGCCGCCCTGACCCTGTCACAACTGCCCGAAGGAGGGGTGGCCCTCTCCGATGACGTCCAGTTTGTCGACAACCGCCCCGATACCGAAGCGGAGCCCCCGGCCCCCTTCGCCATGGACATTCAGCTGAATGTGGGTGACGAGGTGACGGTGGAAGGCCTGGGGATCGGCGGCAGGCTCGGCGGCCAGCTCACCATGAGACAGAAGGCATATCAGACGCCGCAACTGTTTGGTGACATCAGCCTGCACCAGGGCAAGTTCCGCGCCTTTGGCCAGCAACTGACCATACGCCGGGGCAAGGTGCTGTTTAACGGGCCCCCCAGCCTGCCCACCCTGGATGTGGAGGCGATCAGGGAGATCAAGTCGGAAAACGTCATCGCCGGGGTGCGCCTCTCCGGGGTGGTCACCGAACCCACCATGACCCTGTTCTCCAACCCCAGCATGGAGCAGCAGGAGATCCTCTCCTACATCACCCAGGGGCGGGGATTGGGCGGCACAGACAACGGCAACGCCCTATGGGCTTCGGCCGCGGTGAATCTGGGCCTGGCCCAGACCGGAGGCATGCTCTCCACCCTGGGGGAAGAGCTGGGCTTCAGTGAGGTCCGGGTCGGAACCGAAGGGGATGGCGACGACACCCAGGTGGCCATCAGCGGCTACCTGGGGGAGAAGATCTTCCTCAAATACGGGGTCAACATCTTTGAGCCCATCACCGAGGTCACGGTGCGCTACTACCTGCAAAACCGCTTGTGGATCGAGGGGATCAACAACACCCTCAAAGACTCTCTGGATATCTACTACAGCTTCGACATCGAGTAACCGACTGAATATCAGCGGAAAGTAAATATTACTTTAGAGGTAGTTAATAAACCCGTTACTATGAGACAGGTCGCAGATTAACTGACTGAATACGTAGGACAATAGAGGCCGAATTCCATTTGTTGTACCGGAGGCCCCAATGTGGTGGCGAATTTTGCTGATCATCCTTGCCTACCTGGTGCTGGGCGCCCACTTCCTGCGCTACGGCAACGCCCTGGTCGCGGTGCCCGTGGCCCTGCTTCCGGCCCTGTTGCTCACCCGCCGTCCCTGGTCCGTACTGGTGGTCCAAGTGGGTCTGGTGCTCTCCACCCTGCTGGTGTGGCTGCCCACCACCCACAGGCTGATCTCCATGCGCATCGCCTTCGAGCAACCCTGGATGCGAATGGCGGTAATTCTGGGTGCGGTGATGCTGTGTAACCTGTTGATCGCCTGGGGCGCCAACGGCATCAGAGCAAAATTCCAGCGATAACTGGCGACAAAATACCCCCTAGGGGGTAATCAGGCCTTTAGACCAAAGTGGTAAAATAGCGACACTCGCCAGCAAATGGGCAGAGTATCATCATTATTTTCCTGCAAGGTTTTGCGAACCGGCTCCCTCGAGCCGGTTTTTTTATGCTCAGGCGGCTTTATCCGCAGCCTTGGGGGCGGGTTTCTTTGCGGCGGGCTTGGCGGGGGCTTTCTTCTTACCTTTAAGAATGGTGGCGACCTCCTCCTTATGCTCTGCCAGGTAGAGCGCCAGGGATTCGACCAACTCCTCCTGCTCAACCAGGCCGCTGCCCTGGATCATCGCTTCCAGATCGTCAGCAATGTCCAGCATCTTGTCATAAGCATCGGCTTCCGCTTTACTGGCAAAGGTCATTTTCTCCACTCCATCCCGCTCAACCACGTATTTAACGATGACTGCCATTTCGGCTCCCCCAATCGACTAGTTTTGCGCCAGTCTACCCCAACACTGTATATAAATACAGACCTCTGATCCTTTCCCTTGATGCTGGTCAATTATGGCCCGGTGACATGATGTCTAAGCATCAGATACTCTGTTAGTTTTTCTTTGCTATGTTATGGTTCAGGAAAGATTCAGAGCAAAGGCACTATCCTTAGTGGCACCGGGCAACTGCCCTCCCTTTTCCGCCAACTACCCGAGGTGACAATGAAGATACTGGTGATTGAAGACGATGCCCTGTTGCGCCACCACCTGAAGGTCCGCCTGACCGAGATGGGCAACCAGGTAATGGCCTCGGAGTCTGCCGGAGAGGGGCGTTATCTGGCGGAAAACTACCCGGTAGACATCGCCGTGGTGGACCTTGGCCTGCCGGATCAGGACGGCATCGATCTGATTCAGCACCTGAGAGACAACGGCTTTCGTCAGCCGATTCTGATCCTCACCGCCCGGGATCACTGGAAGGACAAGGTGGCCGGACTCAACGCCGGCGCCGATGACTATCTGGTGAAACCCTTCCAGGTCGAAGAGCTGATCGCCCGCCTCAACGCCCTGGTGCGCCGCAGTGCCGGTTTCGTCAAGCCGGTGATCCAGTGTGAACACCTGACCCTGGACATGGCCGCCAAACAGGCGACCCTGGGTGAAGCCGAGCTGGAGCTGACCGCCTTCGAATACCAGATTCTGGAGTACCTGATGCGCCATCATCAGCAGGTGATCTCCAAGCAGCGCCTGCTGGATATCCTCTATCAGGACAAGGAGGGGGACCCCAACACCATCGAGGTGATGATCTCCCGGGTACGTAAGAAGCTGAGCCAGGGCGGCCTGGAGAACCCCATAGTGACCATTCGTGGTCAGGGCTACAGGTTCAATCTGGTATGCGGCTGATCCCCACCCTGTTCAGTAAACGGCCGCGGCTGCAGCGGCGGCTGATGCTCACCTCTCTGGCGATCATCACCGTCGCCTCCCTGGCGTTGGCCGAGGTGATCAACCAGCAGAAGGTCCAGGACTTCTACGTCAACCAGACCAACGACATCATCGCCCGTCTGCCCTCCATCGCCACCGAGCTGCGCCTGGAAGGGATGCTGCCCAAGAGCAATGAAGCACTGGAGTCTGAGCCCTCAGACCACGCCCGTCGCGCCAGCGATTATCTGCTGATCACCTGCGTCAACGGCATGCGCGACCACTACACCTCTTCGGTGGAGGCACGCCGCCGTGGCCTGCAGGACAGCTGTGATCGGGTCCGTCAGGTGGCCCGGGATGCCTCCCCGCCCTATATGGTGACCCTGGCCGACAGCCAGCTCTATGCCGTGGTGCCCATGCCGGTGAGCATCAATAACAAAGAGTATGACCTGCTGGTGTTGCGCAACGCCGAACAGGTGCAGAAACGCCTCGACCGTGCCCGCCGGGCCACCTACTTCCGGGTGGGGCTGTTCATCCCCCTCTCCGGTCTGTTGCTGGTGAGCGCCGGTTACTGGGGCCTGCGCCCCTTGAGACGCCTCTCTGATGAGGTGAAGGGGATCCTCAGCGGCGAGCGGGAACAACTGAGCCAGGGCTACCCCACGGAGCTGGAGGAGGTCACCAAGGCGCTGAACGAGCTTATCTCCCAGGAGAAACACCAACGCCAGACCTATCAGCACGCCATGAAGGACCTGGCCCACAGCCTCAAGACCCGGCTGGCAGCCACCAATGCCATCATGGAGGACGCCAACCTCAATGAGAGTCAGCGTCAGCAGGAAATGCTCTCCCAGTTGGGCCAGATGGACCAGATTATCCAGTATCAGCTGCGCCGGGCCGTCTCCGGCCGTCAGGGCCTGACCCGTGAGCAGGTCAGCATAGCGCCCACCCTGGAGCAGTTGACTGCCATGCTGGACAAGGTCTACCGGGAGAAACAGGTTCAGGTGGTCCTGCAGCTGCAGGAGGAAGCTCGCTTCCCCGGCAATCAGGATGACCTGATGGAGATGATGGGCAACCTGCTGGAGAACGCCTACCGCTTTGCCATCAGCCAGGTGCGGGTTCGTGCTTCGGTAGAGGAAGGCACCCTCACCATCGCCGTTGAGGACGATGGCCCGGGCATCGAACCCAAGATGCGCGAAGCGGTGCTGGAACGTGGCGTACGTGCCGACCGCCGTAACCCCGGCCAGGGGATCGGTCTGGCGGTGGTTCATGACATCGTCCTGGGCTACGGCGGCACCATGACCATAGAGGAATCTCCCCTGCAGGGCGCGGCCATACTGCTGCGGTTTGAGGCACCGAAAAAGGTGTAGACCCACCTTTGCGCAATATTTATGCAACTTTTTTGAAACAGACCGGCCCTTGGGCCGGTCTTTTTTTGGGCAAGGAGAAAACAGTTACGAGGAGAGAAAGATGAGAGCCATTATTCTGCTTAGCGCCACAGCCCTGTCCCTGTCGGTATCCGCCGCCACCCTGAATCTGGGTGAAAACGTCAGGGTGGTATCCATCAACGGTAAGAGTGTTCCCGCTTACGCCAGCCAGATCGATCTGAACCAGGGGGTGAATAACGTCACCGTCCGCTACGACAGCCTGTTTGAACAGGACTCCGAGAGCCACTGGTTCATCCGCTCTGAGCTGCATCAGCTCACCTTCAATGCCATGGGTGACGAGGAATACTTCCTGGACGCCCCCGCCGCCTACTCAGATCAGCAGGGGCAAATGCTGGCTAATGATCCGATTTTCACCCTGATGGATGACGCTGATAATCGGGTAGAACATGGCCTGAGATCCCATACCGAACTGCTCAATCAGACCGGTCTGGCAGGCAATCAGTTCTAGACAGTGGAAACACAAAGCGAATAAAATGCCGGTAGCGTAAGAAGTTACCGGCATTTATGAGCAAAACCCTCCAAAAAGTCGCGGTGGACCAGCTGCAGGTG is a genomic window of Ferrimonas sp. YFM containing:
- a CDS encoding translocation/assembly module TamB domain-containing protein; translated protein: MTWRRLLSFLLGVPLAILVLVALLVGTRGGTALVVSAADTLVPGLSIEKASGRLNRDLHLSQVAYRGLDGLSVTVDKLTLDWRPSCLLHKTLCSNRLMANGVAVDIDTELLGGDATPDTQPEAETEADPHFSLPFTIEAKLLELSRVRVRVNDMHFAMGQLSGSALFDPSKLKVNRLNATQIAVYIPLASQPAESAPLEAEADADSWALASLPRVALPFPIDANNVKLSRGLVTIGDLVQRLQRGQFDANWHGTQLQVNELEADHEWASVRLYGSLDFQGPWPLDAKAEGTIAKLPWTPGLEGQALQLTVDGSLGKLGFDVAATGQQQAQASGEITLASPTLDYQLQLGAERLSWPFGDTPDYRVSEVRLSSAGDLSHQRLTIEGASKLWDYPAFRLNGEFEHQPGLLTVHQASLESERGGGDLKGQLQYGELLSWQAQLNTRALELATLSPKLPLVVSGQGLTRGAWDGKLWSVSLSQANLEGRFDDDPFTLKGTLAASSDGKARAKALEVLYRGSQLRADGGSEPEWQMQGNLALADLERWDPRLRGEAQVAFSVSGATDQPKIQLELEGQQLAFDAQRLNRLMAKGWYQPRQNHGFMLNLSATDLDLAGEKFNLLTLDGDGDLTEQSAILGLEGSDTTPWGGELAMAGKLDPRFTWWQGVLSGAKLTTPLGLWQQQEAAPVTFSFASQAFVISEHCWQGPAATLCLPIPANVGSGGAVKMALTADLPRTAQPLLPPQLSVDTQLTAELDTTWLPGQLPQLRAQVHSDQGTVLVKADPRRAQVQLPWQRLDLDATLSDAGLDLTLELDDDAPLIRSRLHLDPQAPYAMNGELTLNSFDLTPLTKALPRIAALEGLVTANLDLGGDLTTPLLNGDLDLKQGRLASLANPTELSEIEIELDLTGQRADIGAELMVGDGPVQASGWLDWSQDALHADVELLGDRLDILQPPLLIAEASPTLRFRKDDTAMEVTGRIDIPKAALTLSQLPEGGVALSDDVQFVDNRPDTEAEPPAPFAMDIQLNVGDEVTVEGLGIGGRLGGQLTMRQKAYQTPQLFGDISLHQGKFRAFGQQLTIRRGKVLFNGPPSLPTLDVEAIREIKSENVIAGVRLSGVVTEPTMTLFSNPSMEQQEILSYITQGRGLGGTDNGNALWASAAVNLGLAQTGGMLSTLGEELGFSEVRVGTEGDGDDTQVAISGYLGEKIFLKYGVNIFEPITEVTVRYYLQNRLWIEGINNTLKDSLDIYYSFDIE
- a CDS encoding YebG family protein; this translates as MAVIVKYVVERDGVEKMTFASKAEADAYDKMLDIADDLEAMIQGSGLVEQEELVESLALYLAEHKEEVATILKGKKKAPAKPAAKKPAPKAADKAA
- a CDS encoding response regulator translates to MKILVIEDDALLRHHLKVRLTEMGNQVMASESAGEGRYLAENYPVDIAVVDLGLPDQDGIDLIQHLRDNGFRQPILILTARDHWKDKVAGLNAGADDYLVKPFQVEELIARLNALVRRSAGFVKPVIQCEHLTLDMAAKQATLGEAELELTAFEYQILEYLMRHHQQVISKQRLLDILYQDKEGDPNTIEVMISRVRKKLSQGGLENPIVTIRGQGYRFNLVCG
- a CDS encoding ATP-binding protein codes for the protein MRLIPTLFSKRPRLQRRLMLTSLAIITVASLALAEVINQQKVQDFYVNQTNDIIARLPSIATELRLEGMLPKSNEALESEPSDHARRASDYLLITCVNGMRDHYTSSVEARRRGLQDSCDRVRQVARDASPPYMVTLADSQLYAVVPMPVSINNKEYDLLVLRNAEQVQKRLDRARRATYFRVGLFIPLSGLLLVSAGYWGLRPLRRLSDEVKGILSGEREQLSQGYPTELEEVTKALNELISQEKHQRQTYQHAMKDLAHSLKTRLAATNAIMEDANLNESQRQQEMLSQLGQMDQIIQYQLRRAVSGRQGLTREQVSIAPTLEQLTAMLDKVYREKQVQVVLQLQEEARFPGNQDDLMEMMGNLLENAYRFAISQVRVRASVEEGTLTIAVEDDGPGIEPKMREAVLERGVRADRRNPGQGIGLAVVHDIVLGYGGTMTIEESPLQGAAILLRFEAPKKV
- a CDS encoding DUF2057 family protein — translated: MRAIILLSATALSLSVSAATLNLGENVRVVSINGKSVPAYASQIDLNQGVNNVTVRYDSLFEQDSESHWFIRSELHQLTFNAMGDEEYFLDAPAAYSDQQGQMLANDPIFTLMDDADNRVEHGLRSHTELLNQTGLAGNQF